The genome window ACTTTCTCCTTTACTCTCATCAAATATCACCTCGTACAATAAGGAGCCAATAATATCTATTAATGTATTCAGTCCTCTCAGAGTCCAACGAGCAATTACCTTTAATGGGTTTAAATATATCTCTGTTAAAGTAGAAAAAAATAAGCCAACAGAAGAACTTTATAATTTGGCAGATGACCCTCTAGAAAAACATTCTATTGCAGATATTTTCCCTGAAAAAGTTGAGGAAGCCAAAAGAATTTTTACCAGATTCGATAAAACTTCTAAAGAACTAAGAGAAAAATACAATGTTATAAAACGAGAAGAAATTTCGCTTAACAAAAATGTAATCCGTGAATTGAAGACTTTAGGCTACATCCATTAATTAATACTAAAGAAAAAAATCTTTCAGTTTGTTGACATAGAAGTCAAAATTAGTAAGCGCATCTTGAAAAAGACTGTTATGGGGGAAACAAAGTCGCTTATATAAGCAATTGTGTCAGGAATCATCATAAACCCAAATTTTCGGTTTATAGGAAACAGCGCAAAGGTAAAAAAAGAACTGTTTTATTTCTTGTTTCAATAGCTCTCATGGCATCGACTCGACAAATACTTGCAGTAAAAGCAATTCTTTGAAAAAACCTCACGCAAGACCTGTTAATCTCTCACTCAATTCCCAAAATTCTTTCTGAAGTTTTTTGTCTTTACATTTCTTAGAAATATCCTTAATCGAACATTTTTCAAAGTACTCCCCGCTAATTCCTTCGACCTCTTCAGATGTAGCTACATAAATACTGGTTTTTGCGCCTTCTTCTGGT of Candidatus Schekmanbacteria bacterium contains these proteins:
- a CDS encoding short-chain dehydrogenase yields the protein PEEGAKTSIYVATSEEVEGISGEYFEKCSIKDISKKCKDKKLQKEFWELSERLTGLA